Proteins encoded in a region of the Punica granatum isolate Tunisia-2019 unplaced genomic scaffold, ASM765513v2 Contig00107, whole genome shotgun sequence genome:
- the LOC116190023 gene encoding uncharacterized protein LOC116190023: MEFSPRAAELTTLLESRITNFYQRQMHSRATSESETLRWQPVFWIGSAILAAFLALAGAAWFLELTYLLYFNLFGALYGLLIYLSLYIEIRWRVYERTTLAINNTWLFQKMKSAFTLDRQAIIFFLQIGYLLTSFGLFVWAYKLMFVKVEKGNLVNPLQVIAQLAGFLFWRCSVRVRYLLLLSFFFSLCCSLHFQGIDREVLSFTLLLFLIVIFLIPLDYAYFIVFLGYFLDQGLAKWGFYLAFQQAGYHALSFVFERGQSSATSKKRILSFLFLLLIQAFFGLIYFGDLYFAEPLRLAALLSGACIILISSAKLTMWPFILTSGFNLILSLFIGIMSSPGDKTTTIWGIPHGIIIFVLFHIGAFFGFFLFRESIPGRKQPLVPFFFASLFLLLGSFPELAWLKKWIEGIDLLLLFLGLFSFIEGKGVESKTSENLGLGNGANKVKANISPKER, translated from the coding sequence ATGGAATTCTCTCCCAGAGCTGCGGAACTAACGACTCTATTAGAAAGTCGAATTACCAACTTTTACCAAAGGCAAATGCACTCAAGGGCCACCTCTGAGAGTGAGACATTACGATGGCAGCCAGTCTTCTGGATTGGATCAGCTATTCTTGCAGCTTTTCTTGCTTTGGCGGGAGCAGCATGGTTCTTGGAGTTGACGTATTTGTTGTATTTCAACCTATTTGGGGCTCTATATGGGTTGTTAAtttatctatctctctatATAGAGATTAGGTGGCGGGTATATGAAAGAACGACATTAGCTATTAATAACACTTGGCTTTTCCAAAAGATGAAAAGTGCTTTCACACTAGACAGACAAgctatcattttctttttgcagATAGGTTACCTTCTAACGAGTTTTGGACTTTTTGTTTGGGCTTACAAACTCATGTTTGTAAAAGTCGAAAAAGGGAATTTAGTAAACCCCCTTCAAGTTATCGCCCAACTTGCGGGTTTTTTATTTTGGCGATGCTCTGTCAGAGTAAGATACCTTCTCCTtctgtcttttttctttagcCTTTGCTGTAGTCTGCATTTTCAAGGCATAGATAGGGAAGTCCTTTCTTTCACGCTACTTCTCTTTCTTATTGTCATATTTTTAATTCCTCTTGATTATGCCTATTTTATCGTCTTTTTGGGCTACTTCCTCGATCAGGGGCTGGCGAAGTGGGGGTTCTACCTGGCTTTTCAACAAGCGGGGTACCACGCTCTCTCATTCGTTTTTGAAAGAGGGCAATCCAGTGCGACCTCTAAGAAAcgtattttatcttttctctTTCTACTCCTTATTCAAgctttttttgggttaatctATTTTGGGGATTTATATTTTGCAGAGCCTTTGAGGCTAGCCGCCCTGTTGTCGGGGGCCTGCATAATTTTAATAAGCTCAGCGAAGCTGACCATGTGGCCCTTTATACTGACCAGCGGGTTCAATTTAATTCTAAGCCTTTTTATCGGAATAATGTCATCCCCTGGTGACAAAACAACTACCATATGGGGAATCCCCCACGGAATAATCATCTTTGTGTTATTCCATATAGGGGCCTTTTTtggcttctttcttttcagggAAAGTATCCCCGGAAGAAAGCAACCATTAGTCCCCTTTTTTTTCGCCAGTCTTTTTCTATTACTTGGCTCTTTTCCCGAACTTGCCTGGCTGAAAAAGTGGATCGAGGGTATAGACCTTC